A genomic region of Solanum dulcamara chromosome 2, daSolDulc1.2, whole genome shotgun sequence contains the following coding sequences:
- the LOC129880473 gene encoding U-box domain-containing protein 45-like — MLMMENTEVEENLLSIGEPKLHGGMCKSLSAIYAKVLGIFPELEAARPRSTSGIQALCALHIALEKTKNVLQHCAECSKLYLAITGDSIVLKFERARCALEDSLKRVEDIVPQSIGCQISEVLSELQGIEFSLDLLEKQVGDDIITLLQQGRKFNGNDNNELESFHQAASRLGITSSRAALRERRALKKLVERARAEEDKRKESIVAFLLHLIRKYSKLFRSELSDDNDSQGSTPCSPTVQGSFEYGIGAGGNIHAFDRQLSKLSSFNFKPNFRRSDQMPVPPEELRCPISLQLMYNPVIIASGQTYERICIEKWFSDGHNTCPKTQQELPHLGLTPNYCVKGLVASWCEQNGVPIPDGPPESLDLNYWRLALSESESANSKSTGSIVSCKFKGVKVVPLEDSGIIEEAEGNEVDDSVQEDELQVNSLERYDDFLAILNEGEDFRKKCRVVEQTRHLLKDDEEIRIYMGANGFIEALLGFLECAVQTRNEIAQEIGTMALFNLGVNNNRNKELMLAAGVLPLLGRMVATSSAISAATALYLNLSCLEEAKPIIGSGEAIPFLIGVLQRENDTQCKLDALHALFNLSSNPTNTPYLLSAGILDGLKTLMSYTDDHTTEKCIAVLINLSLSKSARDEIVSSPGLISSLATVLDVGEPLEQEQAAACMLILCNGNEKCSQMVLQEGVIPSLVSVSVNGTMRGKQKAQKLLMLFREQRQREPSPAQTLPRIENTETSAMPSEDSKPLCKSTSRKKLGKAWNFLWKNKSFSVYQC, encoded by the exons ATGTTGATGATGGAGAATACAGAGGTTGAGGAAAACTTGTTATCTATCGGTGAGCCTAAG TTACATGGAGGAATGTGCAAGAGCTTATCGGCTATATACGCAAAAGTGCTTGGAATATTTCCTGAACTAGAAGCTGCACGACCAAGAAGCACTTCTGGTATTCAAGCATTATGTGCTTTGCACATAGCCCTTGAGAAAACGAAGAATGTTCTTCAACATTGCGCTGAATGCAGTAAACTTTACCTG GCTATAACAGGGGACTCTATAGTTCTAAAGTTTGAGAGAGCAAGATGTGCTCTTGAAGATAGTCTAAAGCGTGTTGAAGATATAGTACCACAAAGTATTGGCTGTCAG ATCTCTGAAGTTCTAAGTGAACTTCAGGGGATTGAGTTCTCACTCGATCTGCTGGAGAAGCAAGTTGGTGATGATATAATTACATTGCTTCAGCAGGGGAGAAAGTTCAATGGTAATGACAACAATGAACTTGAGTCATTTCACCAAGCTGCCTCAAGACTCGGTATAACTTCTTCAAGAGCTGCTCTAAGAGAAAGAAGGGCTCTGAAAAAGCTTGTTGAACGAGCAAGAGCAGAAGAGGATAAAAGGAAAGAGTCAATTGTTGCTTTTCTTTTGCATCTCATTAGAAAATACTCAAAGTTGTTTAGATCTGAATTGTCAGATGACAACGATTCACAGGGTTCAACACCTTGTTCACCCACAGTTCAGGGATCCTTTGAGTATGGTATTGGAGCTGGAGGCAATATTCATGCCTTTGACCGGCAACTCTCGAAGCTTagttcttttaattttaaaccCAACTTTAGGAGGTCAGACCAGATGCCTGTTCCTCCTGAAGAGTTGAGGTGTCCAATATCATTACAGTTAATGTATAACCCTGTAATAATTGCTTCTGGGCAAACATATGAAAGGATTTGCATTGAGAAGTGGTTCAGCGATGGGCATAACACATGCCCAAAGACTCAGCAGGAGCTCCCTCATCTTGGTTTAACTCCTAATTATTGTGTGAAGGGTCTGGTTGCTAGTTGGTGCGAACAGAATGGGGTTCCGATTCCAGATGGCCCACCTGAGTCCCTTGATCTCAACTACTGGAGACTGGCTTTGTCTGAAAGTGAGTCTGCGAACTCCAAATCTACGGGAAGTATCGTTTCTTGCAAGTTCAAAGGTGTCAAGGTGGTTCCTTTGGAAGATAGTGGTATTATTGAGGAGGCCGAAGGGAATGAAGTAGATGACTCTGTGCAGGAAGATGAGCTTCAAGTCAATTCTCTTGAAAGATACGATGACTTCTTAGCCATCTTAAATGAAGGGGAAGATTTCAGGAAAAAGTGCAGAGTGGTAGAACAGACCAGACATCTGCTAAAGGATGATGAAGAAATCAGGATTTATATGGGAGCAAATGGCTTTATTGAAGCATTACTAGGGTTTTTGGAGTGTGCTGTACAAACCAGGAATGAGATTGCTCAAGAGATTGGAACGATGGCTCTCTTCAACCTTGGCGTGAATAATAACAG GAACAAGGAGTTGATGCTGGCGGCGGGTGTTCTTCCTTTGCTGGGAAGAATGGTTGCTACTTCTAGTGCCATCAGTGCAGCTACAGCCCTTTACCTGAATCTTTCCTGCCTCGAGGAAGCCAAGCCCATTATTGGTTCTGGTGAAGCCATTCCATTCTTGATTGGAGTCCTTCAGCGCGAGAACGATACTCAATGTAAGCTGGATGCCCTCCATGCACTATTCAATCTCTCCAGTAATCCAACAAATACACCCTACCTCCTGTCAGCTGGCATTCTGGATGGCCTGAAAACCCTTATGTCATATACGGATGACCATACGACAGAAAAATGTATAGCGGTTCTTATAAACCTATCTTTAAGTAAATCTGCAAGGGATGAAATTGTGTCATCTCCTGGTCTTATCAGTAGTCTTGCAACCGTTTTGGATGTTGGTGAGCCTTTAGAACAGGAGCAAGCTGCTGCTTGTATGTTGATATTATGCAATGGAAATGAGAAATGCAGCCAAATGGTCCTTCAAGAAGGAGTGATACCTTCATTGGTGTCGGTATCAGTAAATGGGACTATGAGAGGAAAGCAGAAAGCTCAGAAGCTTTTGATGTTGTTTCGTGAGCAGAGACAGAGAGAACCCTCACCAGCTCAAACTCTGCCACGGATTGAAAACACTGAGACGTCTGCCATGCCTTCTGA